The Tachyglossus aculeatus isolate mTacAcu1 chromosome 4, mTacAcu1.pri, whole genome shotgun sequence genome contains a region encoding:
- the SLC31A2 gene encoding probable low affinity copper uptake protein 2 yields MPMHFIFSDQVVLLFDFWNVHSPAGLVLSVLVVLLLAVLYESIKVSKAKLLHRALLSFPRKLSQQLIEDSDGESVASDLAQSHATSRWFLCHFGQSLLHIVQVVIGYFVMLAVMSYNTWIFLGVILGSTLGYFVAYPLLRER; encoded by the exons ATGCCG ATGCACTTCATCTTCTCGGATCAGGTGGTGCTCTTATTTGACTTCTGGAATGTCCACAGTCCTGCAG GGCTGGTGCTCTCGGTGCTGGTTGTTCTGCTCTTAGCAGTGCTGTATGAAAGCATCAAAGTCAGCAAGGCCAAACTGCTCCATCGAGCCCTGCTCAGCTTCCCCAGAAAACTCAGCCAGCAGCTGATAGAGGACTCGGACGGAGAGTCCGTCGCCTCAGACCTGGCTCAGAGCCACGCCACAAGCAG GTGGTTTCTGTGTCACTTTGGCCAGTCACTGCTCCACATCGTCCAGGTGGTCATCGGCTACTTCGTGATGCTGGCTGTGATGTCCTACAACACCTGGATCTTCCTGGGAGTGATCCTGGGCTCCACACTGGGCTACTTTGTGGCCTACCCCCTCCTCAGAGAGAGGTAG